A region of Theileria annulata chromosome 2, complete sequence, *** SEQUENCING IN PROGRESS *** DNA encodes the following proteins:
- a CDS encoding u6 snrna-associated sm-like protein Lsm3, putative has product MDPPVALHEPLDMIRLNLDEVIYLKCKNGRELVGRLHAFDEHCNMVLSDVTETITTVDADDNSKNETTKVTKRDNGTIFVRGDSLVLLSHYDKT; this is encoded by the exons ATGGATCCTCCGGTTGCTTTGCACG AACCTCTTGATATGATCCGTTTAAATCTCGACGAagttatttatttgaaGTGTAAAAACGGGAGGGAATTAGTCGGTAGATTGCAC gCTTTCGATGAGCATTGCAATATGGTACTTTCCGATGTTACAGAAACTATTACGACTGTCGATGCGGATGATAATTCTAAAAACGAAACTACTAAG GTTACTAAAAGAGACAACGGAACGATTTTTGTCCGAGGAGACTCTCTTGTCCTTCTCTCGCATTACGATAAAACATAG
- a CDS encoding integral membrane protein, putative (Contains 5 putative transmembrane domains;~5 probable transmembrane helices predicted for TA15885 by TMHMM2.0 at aa 90-109, 129-148, 224-246, 253-270 and 285-304), whose amino-acid sequence MFKAQLFQAALSVTNYLQNSLLEEPRNDLTNQHDYHKKEREVNYNNPPNLLKSLFEYGRPFFRLDYSQALNNIRCLVLPIGKVKQLTPDLYIPSISTSTFMIASSVLLCIKSKTKMTFGDALSRTLTKFVLVNLFEILFLGFLLYFISYSNVPDTNDSNKQTVNYQDNQEAINQAYGHFTDYGNTYQTQFNFRNTGNLQNYGKKEDQSQGNTTVVQKTKIKLPHVLFVIGYKYVLINYFLFITNLVPLKINTIVSMVYVGISSLIFSIRSIKSLGIFQGNSSNPLIFIFPVFQPLFFYILLPASKI is encoded by the coding sequence atgttcAAAGCGCAGTTATTTCAAGCTGCTTTATCTGTTACCAACTATTTACAAAACTCATTATTGGAGGAACCCAGGAATGATTTGACAAACCAACATGATTATCATAAAAAAGAAAGAGAAGTTAATTATAACAATCCAcctaatttattaaagtCCCTTTTCGAATATGGGAGACCTTTTTTTAGATTAGATTATTCTCAAGCATTGAATAACATTCGTTGTTTAGTTTTACCCATTGGAAAGGTAAAACAATTGACTCCTGATTTATATATTCCTAGCATTTCCACCTCAACATTTATGATCGCATCTTCTGTATTGTTATGTATTAAATCTAAGACTAAAATGACTTTTGGGGACGCCTTATCCAGAACTCTCACAAAATTTGTACTTGTAAATCTGTTcgaaatattatttctaGGATTTCTCCTCTATTTTATATCATACTCAAACGTACCTGATACTAACGACTCTAATAAACAGACGGTTAATTACCAGGATAATCAAGAAGCAATTAATCAAGCATACGGCCACTTTACTGACTACGGTAATACGTATCAAACTCAATTTAACTTTCGAAATACGGGAAACCTTCAAAATTACGGGAAAAAAGAGGATCAAAGCCAGGGAAACACGACCGTTGTCCAGAAGACGAAGATCAAACTTCCTCATGTTCTGTTTGTTATAGGATATAAAtatgttttaataaattatttcctGTTTATCACAAATTTGGTACCATTAAAGATTAATACAATAGTATCGATGGTCTACGTAGGCATTTCATCCctaattttttcaatacGATCAATTAAATCGTTGGGGATTTTCCAGGGAAACAGTTCAAACCCTTTGATATTCATTTTCCCAGTTTTTCAGCCGCtatttttttacattttattacCAGCcagtaaaatttaa
- a CDS encoding DNA binding protein, putative (Contains putative signal peptide), with translation MNHYLIKLAILFKLCYSFIRTGHLFKRGYIPLIRNNLNTLDSLSKELPSEYASFKGNNVIIDDSNVANYETSIDDLLDTKLLGFDLEYVPDYYSNLDYSYKRCKPSIVQICGDSTCFIYLIYKIGYIPNKGMFITSFILQVSHGAPSDMRLLFKHYGTKCTNFVDLKDLCKDYNIYPASLKNATESVLNLKLNKKQQCSNWEADKLVPDQISYASTDAWVTREIFIKLNPAKISKIFLNSEGDIEKQ, from the exons ATGAACCATTATCTCATAAAGCTGgctatattatttaaattatgttaCTCTTTCATTCGTACGggacatttatttaaaaggGGTTATATTCCTCTAATTCGTAATAACCTCAACACATTAGATTCTTTGTCCAAG GAATTACCCTCGGAGTATGCTTCCTTTAAGGGTAATAACGTAATTATAGACGATTCAAACGTAGCAAACTACGAGACATCCATTGATGACCTTCTTGACACCA AGTTACTTGGATTCGATTTGGAGTATGTTCCAGACTACTATTCTAACTTGGACTATTCCTACAAGAGGTGTAAGCCATCAATAGTACAAATTTGCGGAGATTCTACATGTTTTATTTACctaatatacaaaatcGGATATATTCCCAA TAAAGGTATGTTTATCAcatcatttatattacagGTATCGCACGGAGCACCTTCCGATATGCGGCTTTTGTTTAAACATTATGGTACGAAGTGTACCAATTTTGTCGACTTAAAGGATCTCTGCAAAGACTATAACATATACCCTGCAAGTTTGAAAAACGCGACTGAATcagttttaaatttaaagttGAACAAGAAACAGCAGTGCTCCAACTGGGAGGCTGATAAGCTTGTTCCCGATCAAATTTCCTATGCTTCAACTGATGCTTGGGTGACCAGAGAgatttttataaaactCAATCCCGCTAAAATAAGCAAGATTTTCTTGAATAGTGAGGGCGATATAGAAAAACAATAA
- a CDS encoding cysteine protease, putative (1 probable transmembrane helix predicted for TA15715 by TMHMM2.0 at aa 27-49;~Signal anchor predicted for TA15715 by SignalP 2.0 HMM (Signal peptide probability 0.000, signal anchor probability 0.990) with cleavage site probability 0.000 between residues 43 and 44) — MDTIDVEQYTYNHEEVLNKKKKFRIRLAIAFTIVLILLGLTSLGIFFAVNLNTKAEPQYPEQLNPQSPVVQDLDQNEAPVLDVEETPLNQKDPVLGLEKFDAPKRTANKVYKIKRGRPSAPVLRTPKEPKVNTPVQPRVNTPKEPKINTPVEPKENSPVEPKENSPVEPKINTPVEPKENSPVEPKVNTPIAPKLKKLTDYVKPLEKKPTYKKPLIEELREHMEQKNVKELNKTFEECGDIRCPFGGSNVVYEWELEYITEALKDFSPINVEKELETILKYREFRYKYSKFYTVKRNYMNSYLNFRQNRAKIENHNKDPKRLYNMEYTYFADTPGSMSSSAPGANPSDVFSSKTADLKLDLTDQEIHVDWRESGFVNEVVNQGSCGSCWAIASEDIFSTFKSIKKNKLMKFSSQQLVDCVSPLYTCEKGGVHRKGLQYIKDNEMCTQEEYPYMNKKNKCTSYKCEHKSDVKDIVSLHQNDALEHLKKNGPFLTLFRVSLDFLLYKDGIFNGSCMGKEAHSIVVVGHGYDKVKKVNYWIVKNSWGKEFGEQGYFRILDAPNSPVDNANKYCDFLLHSFGIV, encoded by the exons ATGGATACTATCGACGTCGAACAGTATACTTACAATCATGAAGAAGTTCTCAACAAGAAAAAGAAGTTTAGGATTCGTCTTGCAATAGCTTTCACAATTGTGTTGATCTTACTCGGTCTTACTAGTCTCGGAATTTTCTTTGCTGTTAATTTGAATACCAAAGCAGAACCTCAATATCCCGAACAACTTAATCCTCAGTCTCCAGTTGTTCAAGATTTAGATCAAAATGAAGCTCCAGTTCTTGATGTTGAAGAAACCCCTTTAAACCAAAAAGATCCAGTTCTAGGTTTAGAGAAGTTTGATGCTCCTAAAAGGACGGCGAATAAAgtttacaaaattaaaagagGGAGACCATCAGCTCCAGTATTAAGGACACCAAAAGAACCTAAAGTAAATACACCAGTTCAACCAAGAGTAAATACTCCAAAAGAACCAAAAATAAATACTCCAGTTGAACCAAAAGAAAATAGTCCAGTTGAACCAAAAGAAAATAGTCCAGTTGAACCAAAAATAAATACTCCAGTTGAACCAAAAGAAAATAGTCCAGTTGAACCAAAAGTAAATACTCCAATCGCCCCTAAATTAAAGAAACTAACAGATTACGTAAAACCTTTAGAAAAAAAACCTACGTATAAAAAACCATTAATCGAAGAACTTCGTGAACATATGGAACAAAAGAATGTAAAAGAATTGAATAAAACTTTCGAAGAATGTGGTGATATTAGATGCCCATTTGGGGGTTCTAATGTTGTCTACGAATGGGAACTCGAATACATCACTGAAGCATTAAAAGACTTTTCACCTATAAACGTGGAAAAAGAACTTGAAACAATTTTGAAGTATCGCGAGTTTCGTTATAAATACTCGAAGTTTTACACAgtaaaaagaaattatatGAACAGCTACCTCAACTTCAGACAAAACAGAGCAAAGATAGAGAATCATAACAAAG atCCAAAAAGATTGTACAATATGGAATATACCTATTTCGCTGACACTCCTGGAAGCATGTCATCGTCAGCACCAGGAGCAAATCCATCTGATGTTTTCTCATCAAAAACAGCAGATTTGAAGTTGGATTTGACTGACCAAGAAATCCACGTTGATTGGAGGGAAAGTGGATTCGTAAATGAAGTTGTTAATCAGGGCTCTTGTGGCTCTTGCTGGGCAATCGCTAGTGAAGATATATTCAGCACATTTAAATCCATAAAGAAAAATAAGCTAATGAAGTTTAGCTCCCAACAATTAGTTGATTGTGTATCACCATTGTACACTTGTGAAAAGGGTGGTGTTCACAGAAAAGGTctacaatatattaaagatAATGAAATGTGCACTCAAGAGGAATATCCTTACATGAACAAAAAGAACAAGTGTACATCATACAAGTGCGAACATAAATCCGACGTTAAGGATATTGTGAGTTTGCATCAGAATGATGCTCTGGAGCATCTTAAAAAGAATGGACCCTTTCTTACACTGTTCCGTGTATCACTTGACTTCCTCCTATATAAAGATGGAATATTTAATGGAAGCTGTATGGGAAAAGAAGCACATTCAATTGTTGTAGTGGGACATGGCTATGACAAGGTTAAAAAGGTCAACTATTGGATAGTGAAGAACTCCTGGGGAAAGGAGTTTGGAGAGCAGGGGTATTTTAGAATTCTAGATGCACCAAATTCTCCAGTAGATAATGCAAACAAGTACTGTGATTTCCTTTTGCATTCCTTTGGAATCGTTTAA
- a CDS encoding cysteine protease, putative (1 probable transmembrane helix predicted for TA15660 by TMHMM2.0 at aa 36-58;~Signal anchor predicted for TA15660 by SignalP 2.0 HMM (Signal peptide probability 0.000, signal anchor probability 1.000) with cleavage site probability 0.000 between residues -1 and 0): MEFGYNSIFVKKYSHGNSFALENDLKNKKFKLRFNSYSVIFFCVVLLFSFLVCLLVVFSPNPEPRNFKNNEYVKPIYNAPKYHEDKYLGCVKDINNKCVNYDELKLKYLNTLEEKLKLRGIHLTEVDTFDCNSPENGTCKSNTKIQGPLSKKELEAIVMALLDKSIELDDKFETDTIIEFKSFLKRYLKTYKDLNEYKARYLNFRVNRIFIETHNSNLNKLYTMGYTTAADNSDQELGRAVNSSIKYKPTDEELYSRAALEMSGPKKYKGVLFDWREKGVILPVHDQKECGSCWAFSMADLVSAMMAINGNKLQNYSKQQLMDCIEPMYTCNEGGRPSSVISYLKNYRYCTEEEYPYKMGDYRCIQPNTCKNKINISKVHSLHDKIVEDYLEKTGPFQVSIHVSKEMSFYKEGIFDGECSQRENHSVVVVGHGYDPDLKVYYWIVKNSWGEDWGENGYMRLLNANYKQNGITSYYCKLDRRSIGFSI; encoded by the exons ATGGAATTCGgatataatagtatatttgtaaaaaaataCTCACATGGGAACTCATTCGCTCTGGAAAATGACctcaaaaataaaaagttCAAATTGAGATTTAATAGCTACAGCGTAATATTCTTTTGCGTTGTACTTCTTTTTTCTTTTCTAGTTTGTTTGCTTGTTGTATTTAGTCCAAATCCCGAACCGaggaattttaaaaataatgaatacGTGAAACCAATTTACAACGCTCCTAAGTACCATGAGGACAAATATCTAGGATGTGTCAAGGATATAAACAACAAATGCGTGAATTACGATGAGTTGAAACTAAAATACCTGAATACACTTGAAGAAAAACTAAAACTGAGGGGAATTCATTTGACAGAAGTTGATACATTTGATTGCAATTCACCTGAAAACGGAACCTGCAAATCCAATACTAAGATACAAGGACCTCTTTCTAAAAAGGAATTGGAGGCCATAGTTATGGCTTTATTGGATAAAAGTATAGAATTGGACGACAAGTTTGAAACAGATACAATAATTGAATTCAAAAGTTTTCTTAAAAGATACCTAAAAACATATAAAGATTTAAACGAGTATAAGGCCAGATATTTGAATTTCAGGGTTAATCGGATCTTCATAGAAACTCACAACTcaa atCTCAATAAACTCTATACCATGGGATACACAACAGCAGCAGATAACTCAGATCAAGAATTGGGAAGAGCTGTCAATAGCAGTATAAAATACAAGCCTACTGATGAGGAATTATACAGCCGTGCTGCCTTAGAGATGTCAGGACCTAAGAAATATAAGGGTGTGCTATTTGACTGGAGGGAAAAGGGGGTAATTTTGCCCGTTCATGACCAAAAAGAGTGTGGTTCATGCTGGGCATTCTCTATGGCAGACTTGGTATCTGCAATGATGGCGATTAATGGCAACAAACTGCAAAATTACAGCAAACAACAGTTAATGGACTGCATAGAACCAATGTATACCTGTAATGAAGGGGGCCGTCCTTCTTCAGTTATATCTTATTTGAAAAACTACCGATACTGTACAGAAGAAGAATACCCGTATAAAATGGGAGACTACCGCTGTATTCAACCAAACACTTgcaaaaataaaattaatatatccAAAGTTCATTCCCTCCACGATAAAATAGTCGAAGATTATCTGGAAAAAACTGGCCCATTCCAGGTTTCAATACATGTATCAAAAGAAATGTCCTTTTATAAAGAAGGCATATTTGACGGCGAATGTTCACAACGTGAGAATCATTCTGTTGTTGTAGTAGGACATGGGTATGATCCTGATCTTAAGGTTTATTATTGGATAGTAAAGAACTCTTGGGGAGAAGACTGGGGAGAAAATGGTTATATGAGGTTGCTTAACGCAAATTATAAACAGAATGGAATAACTTCATACTATTGTAAACTGGATAGAAGGTCTATTGGTTTTTccatataa
- a CDS encoding uncharacterized protein (1 probable transmembrane helix predicted for TA15605 by TMHMM2.0 at aa 75-97) has protein sequence MDRKPSYNPYKLSRSQSFNVGKNKLSKSGPLNPKFNKYGVMKVSADARTKTNTASNKQAKCVCMKKCKLKKSHKIILVVGVIVAIILAAILSVWINFTYIKDDLDDIYIEPYPKDMKYPNYKYKEIKKE, from the coding sequence ATGGATAGAAAACCTAGCTATAACCCTTACAAACTAAGTAGATCTCAAAGTTTTAACGTgggaaaaaataaacttaGTAAATCTGGACCATTGAATCCTAAATTTAACAAGTATGGAGTGATGAAAGTGAGTGCAGATGCTCGTACCAAAACTAATACCGCTTCAAATAAACAAGCTAAATGTGTATGTATGAAGAAATGCAAACTTAAAAAATCACATAAAATCATATTAGTGGTAGGAGTAATAGTGGCTATTATTTTAGCAGCAATTTTATCGGTGTGGATAAATTTCACATATATAAAAGATGATCTAGATGATATCTATATAGAACCTTATCCTAAGGATATGAAATatccaaattataaatataaagagATAAAAAAAGAATAA
- a CDS encoding DnaJ protein, putative, with protein MSRILWNPLFSNSITTISRKTCNKSICSYNTWNKTCKYKYVILSSSYKDQRKNPVQCQFYKKTDSKYIHTSPTRYTKDPYSVLGVSRNASNEEIKRKFRELAKKYHPDLNPSPDAKQKMAQITSAYELLSDPKKRKIYDQTGMQTDDPGFDPSAGGFGGFSGFGDSSFMFTDFAEMFSRMASGTGAGSTFTGSSRGEDIQTEITISFMEAIRGCTKNITVPARVSCNECHGLGRQPGTSVDVCKVCNGTGVQRMERGPIIIGVPCRTCNGSGQVVPHPCKACGGSGDRAQTKSVSVDLPPGVRNGMQMRIPNQGHVGVRGGKSGHLFVNINIQPHHIFKWIDDDIHVNVPISLKQCLLGGNISIPTLDGSTTVSLAPNSQPFFVKTLKNKGPPKVDSRNNGNLIIHFELKLPEVLTAKQKELIEQFDKDTISETKHKNENFTNEDSCKWWKRVVSNKY; from the exons ATGAGTAGAATTTTGTGGAATCCACTCTTTTCAAACTCCATAACAACAATTTCTAGAAAAACCTGTAATAAATCAATTTGTTCGTATAATACATGGAATAAGACatgtaaatataaatatgtaattttatctaGTTCTTATAAGGACCAGAGAAAAAATCCTGTGCAATgtcaattttataaaaaaacagatagtaaatatatacatacaTCTCCAACTAGATATACAAAGGACCCATATTCCGTACTTGGAGTTAGTAGAAATGCTTCAAACgaagaaataaaaagaaaattCAGAGAACTGGCCAAGAAATACCATCCAGATTTGAACCCATCACCTGATGCTAAGCAGAAAATGGCTCAAATAACAAG cGCATATGAATTGTTATCGGATCCTAAAAAGAGAAAAATTTATGATCAAACTGGTATGCAAACGGACGATCCGGGATTCGACCCTTCAG CTGGGGGATTTGGAGGATTTTCTGGCTTTGGAGATTCATCGTTCATGTTCACAGATTTTGCAGAAATGTTCTCCAGAATGGCTTCCGGAACCGGAGCAGGTTCAACATTTACAGGATCCTCAAGAGGAGAAGATATACAG ACTGAAATAACAATTAGTTTTATGGAAGCAATTCGAGGTTGTACTAAG AATATAACCGTACCAGCAAGAGTCTCATGTAATGAATGCCATGGGTTAGGAAGACAACCAGGAACTTCAGTGGATGTTTGTAAAGTATGTAATGGAACAG GAGTTCAAAGAATGGAGAGGGGACCAATTATAATAGGAGTACCGTGTAGAACATGTAACGGTAGTGGACAAGTAGTACCACACCCATGTAAAGCTTGTGGTGGCTCGGGAGATCGAGCCCAGACAAAATCAGTCAGTGTAGATTTACCCCCAGGTGTAAGAAATGGAATGCAAATGAGAATCCCAAATCAAGGCCACGTCGGAGTTAGGGGTGGCAAAAGTGGTCACCTATTTGTCAATATAAACATACAACCACATCACATATTCAAGTGGATTGATGATGATATACATGTAAACGTTCCAATATCGCTGAAACAATGTCTATTGGGAGGTAATATATCTATTCCAACACTAGATGGGTCAACTACAGTTTCACTGGCACCAAACTCACAGCCATTTTTCGTTAAAACTTTGAAGAATAAAGGTCCCCCGAAGGTAGATAGCAGAAATAATGGAAACTTGATAATACACTTCGAACTCAAACTACCAGAAGTTCTAACAGCTAAACAAAAGGAACTGATTGAACAATTTGATAAAGATACAATTAGCGAAACAAAGCacaaaaatgaaaatttcaCCAACGAAGATTCCTGCAAATGGTGGAAAAGAGTCGTTTCTAACAAATACTAG
- a CDS encoding replication factor-a protein 1, putative, with translation MSLPRFLTRDFFTSLADSINNANEKYFQEVHECQTPVKLLCLQQSCIADNKYLIETLDGSVPVEYKHTCLALVPLTPEGDRQLIGKVISFTQYKVAPTKSRYLVVLTRISVVPGDYRHLIGHLVPALIYHPRLAVVQDDNFKNTMTDLNSPVSGPVRKQENNRTVKTISNPYDPPMNKGKKDVPLTKISDLTLYTPKWQIRARVVFKSEIRKFNNQRGESQLFSVDLCDSNGEIRAVFFGESVNKWYSFLEEGQVYSISGGQLKPANKRYNNLKHSCELILDESSYIQLFQNDESIPSFCYSFTPLDQLQDIKSGETIDVIAIVVTARDLQKINNKATGNNVEKRDFLLCDSTNTTVWVTSWGQKTQLFNYEGDNSHPLVCLKGVKVGEWQGKKLDVQISTQVICEPVIPEALKLRKWWNENGHNINFKQETVKTNNNFFNKLCTISHIISSTNQGLQFKSIDSNGMVFTTRGLIEVLKDTNFCFPSCTGCRKKMSNDQGCWYCSKCNSSTNPIHLYILNIKIVDESSHIWASAMADVGESIMGIKAYNLINLMERGPSNENEKSFINYFEDARLTEYIFKIKATVENFMDEPRIKYRVLKATPLDRELDLAIKDRIENIKKLIP, from the exons ATGTCTCTGCCACGTTTTTTAACAAGGGATTTTTTTACCTCATTGGCAGATTCCATAAACAACGCTAACGAAAAATACTTCCAAGAAGTCCACGAATGTCAGACCCCCGTAAAACTCCTATGTCTTCAGCAATCATGTATTGCAGACAATAAATACCT gaTTGAAACACTGGACGGGTCCGTTCCTGTAGAATATAAACATACATGTTTGGCGCTAGTTCCTCTCACACCCGAAGGTGATCGACAATTAATAGGGAAGGTCATCAGTTTTACACAGTATAAAGTCGCACCAACCAA aTCACGCTATTTGGTCGTTTTGACGAGGATTTCAGTGGTTCCAGGAGATTATAGGCATTTGATTGGACATCTCGTACCCGCCTTGATCTATCATCCA CGTTTGGCAGTGGTTCAGGACgataattttaa aaacACAATGACAGATCTAAATTCGCCAGTATCAGGACCAGTGAGAAAACAGGAGAACAACAGGACTGTAAAAACGATCTCCAACCCATATGATCCCCCAATGAATAAGGGAAAGAAGGATGTGCCATTAACAAAAATATCAGATTTGACGTTGTACACCCCGAAATGGCAAATCAGAGCACGAGTAGTTTTTAA gtCTGAAAtcagaaaatttaataaccAAAGAGGAGAAAGCCAGCTGTTTTCAGTGGATCTGTGTGATTCTAAC GGAGAGATACGCGCAGTGTTTTTTGGAGAATCAGTGAATAAATGGTATTCATTTCTCGAGGAAGGACAA GTTTATTCAATAAGTGGAGGACAACTTAAGCCGGCAAATAAAAGATACAACAACTTGAAACACTCGTGTGAATTAATCTTGGATGAGAGCTCGTATATTCAGCTGTTTCAAAATGATGAATCTATACCTTCATTCTGCTATTCGTTCACACCACTCGACCAACTTCAAGATATCAAATCCGGAGAAACAATTGATGTCATAGCCATAGTTGTCACGGCAAGAGATTTACAAAAGATAAACAACAAG GCCACTGGAAACAATGTAGAGAAGAGAGATTTTTTGCTGTGTGACTCAACAAACACTACAGTATGGGTTACCAGCTGGGGGCAGAAAACACAACTATTTAACTATGAGGGAGATAATTCGCATCCATTGGTGTGTTTAAAGG GAGTAAAGGTGGGAGAGTGGCAAGGAAAAAAACTGGATGTCCAGATATCGACCCAAGTAATATGTGAACCAGTGATACCAGAAGCACTCAAGCTAAGAAAATGGTGGAATGAg aacGGCCATAAcatcaattttaaacaagAAACTgttaaaactaataataactTCTTTAACAAACTTTGTACCATATCACACATAATATCATCAACAAACCAAGGACTCCAATTcaaat cAATTGATTCAAACGGAATGGTCTTCACCACCAGAGGATTAATTGAGGTGTTGAAGGATACAAACTTCTGTTTTCC TTCCTGCACCGGTTGTAGAAAGAAAATGTCAAATGACCAAGGTTGTTGGTATTGTTCCAAGTGCAATAGTAGCACAAACCCAATCCACCT GTACAtacttaatattaaaattgttgatGAATCATCCCATATATGGGCAAGCGCAATGGCTGACGTAGGAGAG AGCATCATGGGAATAAAGGCATACAATTTGATAAATCTTATGGAAAGAGGACCTTCAAATGAAAACGAAAAGAGTTTTATAAACTACTTCGAAGATGCCAGACTTACa gaatatatttttaaaataaaggCAACCGTGGAAAATTTTATGGATGAACCTAGAATTAAATAT aGAGTACTAAAGGCCACGCCCCTTGATAGGGAACTAGATCTTGCTATCAAAGATAgaatagaaaatattaaaaaactGATCCCGTAA
- a CDS encoding 50S ribosomal protein l24, putative (50S ribosomal protein l24, no apparent signal or apicoplast target sequence present, contains putative Pfam (PF00467) KOW motif): MSKYVKAAQQSFQMTKNRKVPHRNYFLHFSKYNSIPKPLTEKKQPRKVDLAKCLNMQVGDLVQVLHGQDKDRQGVILKIFHKKNQVIVENCNMRETFWNPVFDGKKPTLITQEMPIHVTNISLVDPVMKKPTIVKRRYMMNGECVRICKLSGSSLPEPVKVTWRQYRRPPKRQAPFKDIYVHKDYENFNLLTKFANFIREKKVVGILSDKKL; this comes from the exons ATGTCTAAATATGTTAAGGCTGCCCAGCAGTCATTTCAGATGACAAAGAATCGCAAGGTTCCGCACAGGAACTActttttacatttttcaaaatataaCTCCATCCCTAAACCATTGACTGAGAAAAAACAACCTAGAAAAGTCGATTTGGCAAAATGTTTGAATATGCAAGTAGGAGATTTGGTTCAGGTATTACATGGTCAGGATAAAGATCGCCAGGGTGTAATCTTAAAGATATTCCATAAAAAGAACCAAGTTATTGTTGAAAATTGTAACatg CGTGAAACCTTTTGGAATCCTGTATTCGATGGTAAAAAGCCAACACTTATCACACAAGAAATGCCCATTCATGTGACCAACATTTCCTTAGTAGACCCAGTCATGAA aaAACCTACAATAGTTAAAAGGAGATATATGATGAACGGAGAATGTGTAAGGATCTGTAAACTCTCAG GGTCTTCACTTCCAGAACCCGTTAAAGTTACATGGAGACAGTACAGAAGGCCGCCAAAACGACAAGCTCCGTTTAAG GATATTTATGTTCACAAagattatgaaaattttaacctTTTGACCAAATTCGCAAATTTTATAAGGGAGAAGAAGGTGGTGGGAATATTGAGTGACAAGAAGCTTTGA